From the genome of Hymenobacter sp. PAMC 26628, one region includes:
- a CDS encoding TIGR02757 family protein yields MKNLAHLRHQLDAQYDRYNRPEFIQNDPIQIPHRFTQRQDVEIAALFAALLAWGQRPTIINKCNELLRRMDDAPYQFVTQHHDEDLKKLLGFCHRTFCDTDLLYFVHFLRDWYGQHDTLETAFLIGATQRERLMNFHNRFFSLPDAPARTRKHVATPARKSACKRVNMYLRWLVRRDDRGVDFGLWTRLSPADLIMPIDLHVERQARPLGLLTRKLVDWEAAEELTANLRELDPLDPVKYDFALFGAGVDK; encoded by the coding sequence TTGAAAAACCTGGCCCACTTGCGGCACCAACTCGATGCCCAATACGACCGTTACAACCGGCCGGAATTCATCCAGAACGATCCGATTCAGATCCCGCACCGCTTCACCCAGCGGCAGGACGTGGAAATCGCGGCCCTATTTGCCGCGCTGCTGGCCTGGGGGCAGCGGCCCACCATCATCAACAAGTGCAACGAGCTGCTGCGCCGCATGGACGACGCGCCGTACCAGTTCGTGACGCAGCACCACGACGAGGACCTGAAGAAGCTGCTCGGCTTCTGCCACCGCACGTTTTGCGACACCGACTTGCTGTACTTCGTGCACTTCCTGCGCGATTGGTACGGCCAGCACGACACGCTGGAAACGGCGTTTCTCATCGGAGCCACCCAGCGCGAGCGGCTGATGAACTTCCACAACCGCTTCTTCAGCCTGCCCGATGCGCCGGCCCGCACCCGCAAGCACGTAGCCACGCCGGCCCGCAAGTCGGCCTGCAAGCGCGTGAACATGTACCTGCGCTGGCTGGTTCGCCGCGACGACCGCGGCGTCGATTTCGGCCTCTGGACGCGCCTCTCGCCCGCCGACCTCATCATGCCCATCGACCTGCACGTCGAGCGCCAGGCCCGCCCCCTGGGCCTGCTCACCCGCAAGCTCGTGGACTGGGAAGCCGCCGAAGAACTCACCGCGAACCTGCGCGAATTGGACCCGCTGGACCCGGTGAAGTACGACTTTGCGCTGTTTGGGGCCGGGGTGGATAAATAG
- a CDS encoding LysM peptidoglycan-binding domain-containing protein: protein MTGFFLLLAATLYGPGAPNPRPALAPADSIGVEMRGGQRFVRHRVGAGETLSALSRRYHVSVAQLAAANPQVANGLGIGQVVLVPRPLGPGDATASAALVAGAAKTGGTAAVPASGRYTVARGETLFAIARRFQLTPDELIKLNSLPANGRVRVGQQLLLGAPAVAAAAPALAAPPLKTPAPTVAPVPDKPAQVATVTPATLADKEAPKEIDRPTERAPTRASELAGRVTDSGMAAGIDNNGTDKYLALHKTAPVGTIMQVKNSMNGQSVYVRVIGKLPDTGENNNILVRLSPRAVQKLGTTDQRFRVETSYVP, encoded by the coding sequence ATGACTGGATTCTTTTTGCTGCTCGCAGCTACTTTGTACGGGCCCGGGGCCCCTAACCCCAGGCCGGCCTTGGCTCCGGCCGATTCTATTGGCGTGGAAATGCGCGGCGGCCAACGCTTTGTGCGCCACCGTGTAGGGGCTGGCGAAACCCTCTCCGCCCTTTCGCGCCGCTACCACGTGAGCGTGGCTCAGCTCGCCGCGGCCAACCCGCAGGTGGCCAACGGCCTGGGCATTGGGCAGGTGGTGTTGGTGCCGCGGCCGCTGGGGCCCGGCGATGCAACTGCCAGCGCGGCACTGGTGGCTGGCGCGGCCAAAACGGGGGGTACGGCCGCCGTGCCCGCGTCGGGCCGCTACACCGTGGCCCGGGGCGAAACGCTGTTTGCCATCGCCCGCCGCTTTCAACTTACGCCCGACGAGCTGATCAAGCTCAACAGCCTGCCCGCCAACGGCCGGGTGCGCGTGGGCCAGCAGCTGCTGCTGGGGGCCCCGGCCGTAGCCGCCGCCGCGCCCGCCCTGGCCGCGCCGCCCCTTAAAACGCCTGCGCCCACCGTGGCCCCCGTGCCCGACAAGCCCGCCCAGGTAGCTACCGTAACGCCCGCCACGCTAGCCGATAAGGAAGCGCCCAAAGAAATTGACCGCCCCACCGAGCGGGCCCCCACCCGGGCCAGCGAGTTGGCGGGCCGCGTAACGGACAGCGGCATGGCCGCCGGCATCGACAACAACGGCACCGACAAGTACTTGGCCCTGCATAAAACAGCCCCCGTCGGCACCATCATGCAGGTAAAAAACAGCATGAACGGGCAGTCGGTATACGTGCGTGTTATCGGCAAGCTGCCCGACACCGGCGAGAACAACAACATTCTGGTGCGCCTTTCGCCCCGGGCCGTGCAGAAGCTGGGCACTACCGACCAGCGCTTCCGTGTGGAAACCAGCTACGTTCCGTAG
- the kdsB gene encoding 3-deoxy-manno-octulosonate cytidylyltransferase: MVLGLIPARYASTRLPGKPLVDLGGVTMIERVVRQAQQARLDRVVVATDDARILAHVRGFGGEAVLTRPDHPSGTDRLYEAFQQLGSPAEVRAIVNIQGDEPFVHPAQINALVDFFADERTAPDIATLVTPVRSDEELFSPHLPKVVLNQRQEALYFSRHPLPYQRGRAPAEWLAHHRYLRHLGLYAYRPAVLARLTQLPVSALEAAESLEQLRWLEAGYAIRCAETELDAFGIDTPEDVARARQRLAAGT, encoded by the coding sequence ATGGTCCTCGGCCTGATTCCCGCCCGCTACGCCTCCACCCGCCTGCCCGGCAAGCCTTTGGTCGATTTGGGAGGCGTCACCATGATCGAGCGCGTGGTGCGCCAGGCCCAGCAGGCACGCCTCGACCGCGTGGTGGTGGCCACCGACGACGCCCGGATTTTGGCCCACGTGCGCGGCTTCGGGGGCGAGGCCGTGCTCACGCGGCCCGACCACCCCAGCGGCACCGACCGCCTCTACGAGGCGTTCCAGCAATTGGGTAGCCCGGCCGAGGTGCGCGCCATCGTCAACATCCAGGGCGACGAGCCGTTCGTTCACCCAGCCCAAATCAACGCGCTGGTCGATTTTTTTGCTGATGAACGCACCGCGCCCGACATCGCCACGCTGGTGACGCCCGTGCGCAGCGACGAGGAATTGTTCAGCCCGCACTTGCCCAAAGTAGTGCTCAACCAGCGCCAGGAGGCCCTGTACTTCAGCCGCCACCCCCTCCCCTACCAGCGCGGGCGTGCGCCCGCCGAGTGGCTGGCCCACCACCGCTACCTGCGCCACTTGGGCCTGTACGCCTACCGGCCCGCCGTGCTGGCCCGTCTCACCCAGCTGCCCGTGTCGGCCCTCGAAGCGGCCGAGAGCCTGGAGCAGCTGCGCTGGCTGGAAGCCGGCTACGCCATCCGCTGCGCCGAAACCGAATTGGACGCCTTCGGCATCGACACGCCCGAAGACGTGGCCCGCGCCCGGCAGCGGCTGGCCGCTGGCACTTAG
- a CDS encoding DUF1622 domain-containing protein produces MLSENANLFGQAEAHVISAVQWLKLGVELVGALIIALGIAVAGRLLVRALWARRTADFTAIRLTLSRYLALALEFQLGADILSTSIAPSWDQIGRLGAIAVIRTALNFFLSREMEQERRQTSKEDDTVARAKDQA; encoded by the coding sequence ATGCTCTCCGAAAACGCTAACCTGTTTGGCCAGGCCGAGGCCCACGTCATCAGCGCGGTGCAATGGCTGAAATTGGGCGTGGAGCTGGTGGGGGCCCTCATCATCGCGCTGGGCATTGCCGTGGCCGGGCGGCTGCTGGTGCGGGCGCTATGGGCGCGGCGCACGGCCGATTTTACAGCTATCCGGCTCACCCTCTCGCGCTACTTGGCCCTGGCGCTCGAATTCCAGCTCGGGGCCGACATCCTCTCCACATCCATTGCGCCAAGCTGGGACCAGATTGGCCGGCTCGGGGCCATTGCCGTCATCCGCACGGCCCTGAACTTCTTCCTGTCTAGGGAGATGGAGCAGGAGCGCCGCCAAACCAGCAAGGAGGACGACACCGTGGCCCGCGCCAAGGACCAGGCCTAG
- a CDS encoding HPP family protein, with product MADAPPTGPLPGPPVPAPLGPLGGRPRLAGRAELLLALLPTATVLLLLWLLKLLSNQQLLFASLASSAFLIYLDPRHRTNSVRNLAISQLGAAALGPAYAAAAGALVLTIGLMVTADAMHPPAVATALNFAFRAGTGEGNLLLFGPAVGLVAVLVLLQRGSVWLLARVARPAAA from the coding sequence GTGGCTGATGCCCCGCCCACCGGCCCGCTGCCGGGGCCCCCAGTGCCGGCGCCGCTGGGGCCCCTAGGCGGCCGCCCGCGCCTGGCCGGGCGCGCCGAGCTGCTGCTGGCCTTGCTGCCCACCGCCACCGTGCTGCTTTTACTGTGGCTGCTGAAGCTGCTCAGCAACCAGCAGCTGCTGTTCGCCTCGCTGGCGTCCAGCGCGTTTCTGATTTACCTCGACCCCCGCCACCGCACCAACAGCGTACGTAACCTGGCCATCAGCCAGTTGGGGGCGGCGGCGCTGGGGCCCGCCTACGCAGCTGCGGCCGGGGCCCTGGTGCTCACCATCGGGCTGATGGTGACTGCCGACGCCATGCACCCGCCGGCGGTGGCCACGGCGCTCAACTTCGCGTTTCGGGCCGGCACGGGCGAGGGCAACTTGCTGCTGTTCGGGCCGGCCGTGGGCTTGGTGGCAGTGCTGGTGCTGCTGCAACGCGGCTCGGTGTGGCTGCTGGCGCGGGTAGCGCGGCCGGCTGCCGCGTAG
- a CDS encoding translation initiation factor gives MKKDNRAGVVYSTNPDFSYQSADLNAAAATLPPQQQQLRVQLDKKQRGGKQVTLITGFVGTDDDLQALAKLLKTKCGGGGSAKDGEILVQGDFREKILALLVQTGYKAKKIGG, from the coding sequence ATGAAGAAAGACAACCGCGCCGGGGTGGTGTACTCCACCAACCCCGACTTCTCGTACCAGTCGGCCGACCTGAACGCGGCGGCTGCCACGCTGCCGCCCCAACAGCAGCAGCTGCGCGTGCAGCTCGACAAAAAGCAGCGCGGCGGCAAGCAGGTCACGCTCATCACCGGCTTTGTGGGCACCGACGATGACCTGCAGGCGCTGGCTAAGCTCCTAAAAACCAAGTGCGGCGGCGGCGGCAGTGCCAAAGACGGCGAAATTTTGGTGCAGGGCGACTTCCGCGAGAAAATCCTGGCCCTGCTGGTGCAAACTGGCTACAAAGCCAAGAAAATCGGTGGCTGA
- a CDS encoding diacylglycerol/lipid kinase family protein: MSNTCFILNPTAGPNRRRDVPALIARHFGGANPAAAYVVRHTEGPGHAVELARAAAAEGFAVVAAVGGDGTVNEVGRGLLGTAAALGIVPQGSGNGLARHLKVPLGLPGALRRLAAPTLSRIDVGRLNGHPFFCTAGLGFDAHVAQHFARAGSRGLSTYLRVTLREYRRYRPVPVEVEMNGQRRATDCYVLAFANASQYGNDVFIAPRADLRDGLLDVCLIDALPVVRAVRVSLAMALGNLPETRAAEYFHTAHAHVRAGAPLGFHVDGDYLGHATEFAVELLPLALAVAV, from the coding sequence ATGTCCAACACCTGCTTTATTCTGAACCCCACCGCGGGGCCCAACCGCCGCCGCGACGTGCCCGCGCTCATCGCCCGGCACTTCGGGGGCGCTAACCCCGCCGCTGCGTACGTGGTGCGGCACACCGAGGGCCCCGGCCACGCCGTGGAGCTGGCCCGTGCCGCGGCTGCTGAAGGCTTTGCCGTAGTGGCGGCTGTGGGCGGCGATGGCACCGTGAACGAAGTGGGCCGTGGCTTGCTGGGCACGGCCGCCGCGCTGGGCATCGTGCCCCAGGGCTCGGGCAACGGCCTAGCGCGCCACTTAAAGGTGCCCCTGGGGTTGCCCGGGGCCCTGCGCCGGCTGGCCGCGCCCACCCTTAGCCGCATCGACGTGGGGCGCCTCAACGGGCACCCGTTTTTCTGCACGGCGGGGCTGGGCTTCGATGCGCACGTGGCCCAGCACTTCGCGCGGGCCGGCTCGCGGGGCCTGAGCACCTACCTGCGCGTGACGCTGCGCGAATACCGCCGCTACCGGCCCGTGCCCGTGGAAGTGGAGATGAACGGCCAGCGCCGGGCCACCGACTGCTACGTGCTGGCCTTCGCCAACGCCTCGCAGTACGGCAACGACGTGTTCATCGCGCCCCGCGCCGACCTGCGCGACGGCCTGCTCGACGTGTGCCTGATTGATGCCCTGCCCGTGGTGCGCGCCGTCCGCGTGAGCCTGGCCATGGCGCTGGGCAACCTGCCCGAAACCCGCGCCGCTGAATACTTCCACACCGCCCACGCGCACGTGCGCGCCGGGGCCCCGCTGGGCTTCCACGTCGATGGCGACTACCTGGGCCACGCCACCGAATTTGCCGTAGAGCTGCTGCCGCTGGCGCTGGCCGTGGCCGTGTAG
- the gap gene encoding type I glyceraldehyde-3-phosphate dehydrogenase has translation MAKIKVAINGFGRIGRLTFKALLGRDNVEIVAINDLTDNKTLAHLLKYDSVHGRFDGTVSYDDNSLTVNGQHIVALAERDPKLLPWGKMGVDIVLESTGRFVDEAGAGQHITAGAKKVVISAPATGNIPTVVLGVNEDTLTGNETIISNASCTTNCLAPMAKVLNDTFGIEKGYITTVHAYTSDQNLQDAPHKDLRRARAAAYSIIPTSTGAAKAVGLVLPELKGKLDGLAMRVPVPDGSMTDLTVILKREVTKQEINDALKAAAEGPLKGIIEYVTDPIVSIDIVGNPHSCIFDSELTSANGTLAKVIGWYDNETGYSTRTADLIQQLGEKMNG, from the coding sequence ATGGCAAAAATCAAAGTCGCCATCAACGGCTTCGGCCGCATCGGCCGCCTCACGTTTAAGGCCCTGTTGGGCCGCGACAACGTGGAAATCGTCGCTATCAACGACCTCACCGATAACAAAACCCTCGCCCACCTGCTCAAGTACGACTCGGTGCACGGCCGTTTCGACGGAACGGTGAGCTACGACGACAACAGCTTGACCGTGAACGGCCAGCACATTGTGGCCCTCGCCGAGCGCGACCCCAAGCTGTTGCCCTGGGGCAAAATGGGCGTGGACATCGTGCTTGAAAGCACGGGCCGCTTTGTGGACGAGGCCGGCGCAGGCCAGCACATCACGGCTGGCGCCAAGAAAGTGGTGATTTCGGCGCCTGCTACCGGAAACATCCCGACGGTGGTGCTTGGCGTGAACGAAGACACCCTGACCGGCAACGAAACCATTATCTCGAACGCTAGCTGCACGACCAACTGCTTGGCGCCCATGGCTAAGGTGCTGAACGACACGTTTGGCATCGAGAAGGGCTACATCACGACGGTACACGCTTACACCTCGGACCAGAACCTGCAGGACGCGCCTCACAAGGACCTGCGCCGCGCCCGCGCCGCTGCCTACAGCATCATCCCCACCAGCACTGGCGCCGCCAAAGCGGTGGGTTTGGTGCTGCCCGAGCTGAAAGGCAAACTGGATGGCTTGGCCATGCGCGTGCCCGTGCCGGACGGTTCGATGACCGACCTGACCGTGATTCTGAAGCGCGAGGTGACCAAGCAGGAAATCAACGACGCGCTGAAAGCCGCCGCGGAGGGCCCCCTGAAAGGCATCATCGAGTACGTGACCGACCCAATCGTAAGCATCGACATCGTGGGCAACCCGCACTCGTGCATCTTCGACTCGGAGCTGACCTCGGCCAACGGCACGCTGGCCAAGGTAATTGGCTGGTACGACAACGAAACCGGCTACTCGACCCGCACCGCGGACCTGATCCAGCAGCTGGGTGAGAAAATGAACGGCTAA
- a CDS encoding recombinase family protein yields MRVAIYARVSTKTKGQDTENQLHQLRAFAEQHGTLYKVFTDEESGGSADRAEFKALLLEAYQKKFDLVVFWRLDRFSREGALATLKYLKELASHGVAYKSFTEPYLDSLGPFGDVIVSMLATIAAQDLIKIRENTKAALDKKRAAGVKLGAPTKGQEVIDQLHRLKADGASNQAISRALKMSPSTVAKYLVG; encoded by the coding sequence ATGCGAGTCGCCATCTACGCTCGCGTGTCAACGAAGACCAAGGGCCAGGACACCGAGAACCAACTGCACCAGCTGCGGGCTTTCGCTGAGCAGCACGGCACCCTCTATAAAGTGTTTACCGACGAAGAGTCTGGGGGCAGCGCCGACCGCGCCGAGTTCAAGGCCCTGTTGCTCGAAGCCTACCAGAAGAAGTTCGACTTGGTGGTGTTCTGGCGCCTGGACCGCTTCAGCCGCGAGGGGGCCCTGGCCACGCTGAAGTACCTGAAGGAGCTGGCCAGCCACGGCGTGGCTTATAAATCCTTCACCGAGCCGTACCTCGATTCGCTGGGGCCCTTCGGCGACGTCATCGTCTCGATGCTGGCCACCATTGCTGCCCAGGACCTGATCAAGATTCGGGAGAACACCAAAGCAGCACTAGATAAGAAGCGGGCAGCCGGCGTGAAGCTTGGGGCCCCCACCAAGGGCCAGGAGGTAATCGACCAACTACATCGACTCAAGGCCGACGGGGCCTCGAATCAGGCCATCAGCCGGGCCCTGAAGATGTCGCCCAGCACCGTGGCCAAGTACCTGGTCGGCTAA
- a CDS encoding heavy metal-binding domain-containing protein — protein sequence MNKFLTYTLALASLTFATSCSDNKRINETTTTAPATTAAASDSTAAPAGMATQYTCPMHPEVVADQPGKCPKCGMDLVVKK from the coding sequence ATGAACAAGTTTCTCACCTACACCCTGGCCCTGGCCAGCCTCACCTTCGCCACCAGCTGCTCCGATAACAAGCGCATCAACGAAACCACCACGACTGCCCCCGCCACCACGGCAGCCGCTTCCGACAGCACTGCCGCCCCCGCTGGCATGGCTACCCAGTACACTTGCCCCATGCACCCCGAAGTAGTGGCCGACCAGCCCGGTAAATGCCCGAAGTGCGGCATGGATTTGGTGGTAAAAAAGTAG
- a CDS encoding efflux RND transporter periplasmic adaptor subunit, translated as MIKLLQKKLRQTRWRPWLTLLLAGLLLSAAACQQADPDQTAKSVAYYTCPMHPQIHVDAPGDCPICHMHLVAVQPPAAQKPASASAVYTCPMHPQVREKQPGSCPICGMDLVKMSSRPAISQLPDTNLATNDLILSAQQLALGNIQVQTLGAGPASTVGILQTDMPAPQAVLTGTVTANARRTESISSRVAGRVEKLYVRQTGQQLRRGEPLFAVYSEELQTLQREYLLALAQDLQVAEPTYRYFAEATAQKLRLLGVSGAQLRQLAQSGKPSSLVTYYSLRSGTVQTLGVVQGQYVAEGFSILTLTDLSSVWVEAQLYPAEANRLPLGQTVAVQVAGQAKAVRGKVVFLSPELSGSSQLTLARIEVPNPNGRLLPGAQANVLLDALPVAPDTRPDALVTAAAAKKTLLVPPAAIIHNGTMSYVWKQTGERQFRRVRVRLGEVTAIAVPVLVGLQAGDTVVTTGAYLLESEFTLRQGADDDHMSGMAM; from the coding sequence ATGATTAAGCTACTCCAGAAAAAGCTTCGGCAAACCCGCTGGCGGCCGTGGCTGACGCTGCTGCTGGCCGGACTGCTGCTCAGTGCGGCGGCCTGTCAGCAGGCTGACCCTGACCAAACTGCCAAGTCAGTGGCTTACTATACTTGCCCGATGCACCCGCAAATCCATGTCGATGCGCCGGGAGACTGCCCTATCTGCCACATGCACCTGGTGGCGGTGCAGCCACCTGCCGCCCAAAAGCCGGCGTCGGCCTCAGCCGTATATACCTGCCCCATGCACCCGCAGGTGCGCGAAAAGCAGCCTGGCAGCTGCCCCATTTGCGGTATGGACCTGGTAAAAATGTCGAGCCGCCCGGCCATCAGCCAGCTGCCGGACACCAATTTAGCTACCAACGACCTCATCCTCAGTGCCCAGCAACTGGCACTGGGCAACATACAGGTCCAGACCCTGGGCGCTGGTCCAGCTTCCACCGTCGGCATTCTCCAAACCGATATGCCCGCGCCCCAGGCCGTGCTGACCGGCACCGTGACGGCCAATGCCCGGCGCACCGAAAGCATTAGCAGCCGGGTGGCGGGCCGGGTCGAGAAGCTCTACGTACGCCAGACCGGGCAGCAGCTGCGGCGGGGCGAGCCGCTGTTTGCGGTGTATAGCGAGGAGCTGCAAACCCTGCAGCGCGAGTACCTGCTGGCCTTGGCGCAGGACCTGCAGGTGGCCGAGCCTACCTACCGCTACTTTGCCGAAGCCACTGCTCAGAAGCTGCGGCTGCTCGGCGTGTCGGGGGCGCAGCTGCGGCAGTTGGCCCAAAGCGGCAAGCCCAGCTCCCTGGTAACTTACTATAGCCTCCGCTCGGGCACGGTGCAAACCCTTGGTGTCGTGCAGGGCCAGTACGTGGCCGAAGGTTTCTCCATTCTCACCCTCACGGACTTAAGTAGCGTGTGGGTGGAAGCGCAGCTCTACCCAGCCGAAGCCAACCGGTTGCCCCTCGGCCAGACGGTAGCCGTGCAGGTGGCGGGCCAGGCCAAGGCGGTGCGGGGCAAAGTCGTGTTTCTGAGCCCCGAACTGAGCGGCAGCAGCCAACTGACGCTGGCCCGCATCGAGGTGCCTAACCCCAACGGCCGCCTCCTGCCCGGTGCCCAGGCCAACGTGCTACTCGATGCCCTTCCAGTGGCCCCCGATACCCGCCCCGATGCTTTAGTTACTGCTGCTGCTGCTAAGAAGACGCTTCTTGTGCCACCAGCCGCTATTATTCACAACGGGACCATGAGCTACGTATGGAAGCAAACCGGCGAGCGGCAGTTTCGGCGGGTGCGGGTGCGCCTGGGCGAAGTCACCGCCATAGCGGTGCCGGTGCTCGTGGGCCTACAAGCCGGCGATACGGTGGTGACCACCGGGGCCTATCTGCTGGAAAGCGAGTTCACCTTGCGCCAGGGAGCCGACGACGACCACATGAGCGGCATGGCCATGTAG
- a CDS encoding efflux RND transporter periplasmic adaptor subunit — translation MTRNLSNSPRRYLPARLLARLLALTLLASCHGQSHGPESQAPAQPVASSAAMQYTCPMHPQIVRDAPGQCPICGMDLVPKVMNNDAAAAATPADLNQVSQAPNAAVLAAVATVRPVAEGAAADTLTLPGVVDYDPRRSRAVAARFGGRIERLAVRFNYQPVRRGQKLLELYSPELVTAEQELIFVLENDADNAPLVGGARQKLRLLGLTDQQLRDLARTRRPNYRVAIFSPYNGYVVETLAAAASIPAAATGGVSTPPEPGMSAGAPNGPAGNSAAGPAQPQALILTEGDYVSTGQTLFQVVNTDQVWGIFQPTSAELGRLRPGQQLRVVAEGTGLPPRTARLDLVEPEFRSGASVAAVRVYLPNSQGRLRRGQRLTGQLVPSAATAGAGSLWLPRAAVVDLGTRQVTFVRRGTTFVPVAVQVGQRTATQAQVLRGLTGSEEVAVNGQYLIDSEGFIQTSANTVNPPVHD, via the coding sequence ATGACCAGGAACTTGAGCAATAGTCCCCGCCGCTATTTGCCCGCCCGGCTGCTGGCCCGGCTGCTGGCGCTAACGCTACTGGCCAGCTGCCACGGCCAGTCCCACGGCCCTGAGTCGCAGGCCCCCGCCCAGCCGGTGGCCAGCTCGGCGGCCATGCAGTACACCTGCCCCATGCACCCCCAGATTGTGCGCGACGCCCCCGGCCAGTGTCCCATCTGCGGCATGGACCTGGTGCCCAAAGTGATGAATAATGATGCCGCCGCTGCGGCTACTCCTGCCGACCTAAACCAAGTGAGCCAGGCCCCCAACGCGGCCGTGCTGGCGGCCGTGGCCACGGTGCGCCCCGTAGCCGAGGGCGCGGCGGCCGATACGCTCACTCTGCCGGGCGTGGTGGACTACGACCCGCGCCGCAGCCGGGCGGTAGCGGCGCGCTTCGGCGGGCGCATCGAGCGGCTGGCGGTACGCTTCAACTACCAGCCGGTGCGGCGGGGACAGAAGCTGCTCGAACTCTACAGCCCCGAGCTGGTGACCGCCGAGCAGGAGTTGATTTTTGTGCTGGAGAACGATGCCGACAACGCGCCGCTGGTGGGCGGTGCCCGCCAGAAACTGCGCCTGTTGGGCCTCACCGACCAGCAGTTGCGCGACCTGGCCCGCACCCGCCGGCCCAACTATCGGGTGGCCATTTTTAGCCCCTACAATGGCTACGTGGTGGAAACCTTGGCGGCTGCCGCATCAATTCCTGCCGCCGCCACCGGAGGTGTGAGCACCCCCCCCGAGCCGGGCATGAGTGCCGGCGCACCAAATGGGCCGGCGGGCAATTCGGCGGCCGGCCCAGCGCAGCCCCAGGCGCTAATCCTAACGGAAGGAGATTACGTGAGCACCGGCCAGACGCTGTTTCAGGTGGTGAATACCGACCAAGTGTGGGGTATTTTTCAGCCCACGTCGGCCGAGCTAGGCCGGCTGCGGCCCGGCCAGCAATTGCGCGTGGTGGCCGAAGGCACCGGCCTGCCGCCCCGTACGGCTCGCCTCGATTTGGTGGAGCCCGAGTTCCGTTCCGGGGCCAGTGTGGCGGCTGTGCGGGTGTACTTGCCCAATTCGCAGGGCCGGCTGCGGCGCGGCCAGCGCCTGACCGGGCAGCTGGTGCCCTCGGCTGCCACGGCCGGGGCCGGGAGCTTATGGCTGCCCCGCGCCGCCGTGGTGGACCTCGGTACCCGGCAGGTGACCTTCGTGCGGCGCGGTACCACGTTTGTGCCGGTGGCCGTGCAGGTCGGCCAGCGCACCGCCACCCAAGCGCAGGTGCTGCGCGGCCTCACCGGCTCCGAAGAAGTGGCTGTCAATGGCCAGTATCTCATCGATAGCGAAGGGTTCATTCAAACCTCAGCTAACACCGTCAACCCGCCCGTCCATGATTAA